One genomic window of Candidatus Hydrogenedentota bacterium includes the following:
- a CDS encoding cytochrome c oxidase subunit 3 encodes MSSAHANAEHNPYLAHHFETIEQQEESCTLGMWLFLAQEVMFFGGLFMAYSVYRYMYFDAFVNGSAQLSWGIGAINTIILLLSSFTMAMGVYYCQVGNSKWLFRCLGATMVLGLAFVAIKLQFEWGPKIAYGVFPGSLWHPDPHHYPTLASFPEQGHSELFFFLYYVMTGMHAFHMIIGFGILAVLMVMAKMNKFGPKRYMPILFFGLYWHFVDIVWVFLFPMFYLVT; translated from the coding sequence GTGTCTAGTGCACACGCGAACGCCGAACACAATCCGTATTTGGCGCACCATTTTGAGACCATCGAGCAGCAGGAAGAATCCTGCACGCTGGGCATGTGGCTCTTCCTGGCCCAGGAAGTCATGTTCTTCGGCGGGCTCTTCATGGCCTACTCCGTCTATCGGTACATGTACTTCGACGCCTTCGTGAATGGAAGCGCCCAGTTGAGCTGGGGTATCGGCGCGATCAATACCATCATCCTGCTCCTGAGCAGTTTCACCATGGCCATGGGCGTGTACTATTGCCAGGTGGGCAACAGCAAGTGGCTCTTCCGGTGCCTCGGCGCCACCATGGTGCTCGGTCTCGCCTTCGTGGCCATCAAGCTCCAGTTTGAGTGGGGTCCCAAGATCGCGTACGGGGTCTTCCCGGGCTCGCTCTGGCATCCCGATCCTCATCACTACCCGACCTTGGCTTCCTTCCCGGAACAGGGCCACTCGGAGTTGTTCTTCTTCCTCTATTACGTCATGACCGGAATGCACGCCTTCCACATGATCATCGGCTTCGGCATCCTCGCCGTACTCATGGTCATGGCGAAGATGAACAAGTTCGGTCCCAAGCGCTACATGCCGATCCTCTTCTTCGGCTTGTACTGGCACTTTGTCGATATCGTCTGGGTTTTCCTGTTCCCCATGTTCTATCTCGTCACCTGA
- a CDS encoding DUF255 domain-containing protein, whose product MGHHHRNTMAALAMLVLATACRPEPGPPIPWRDSLPLALEAARREEKPVFLYVTAAWCNICRRVERDSFGDPNLASALESLVPVKVDIDQFPWVGQRYDVAAVPAFVILDPRGRVLSRTFGFHDSDALQTLTERAVSEVAHRE is encoded by the coding sequence ATGGGACACCACCACCGCAACACCATGGCGGCCCTCGCCATGCTGGTCCTCGCGACGGCATGCCGTCCCGAGCCGGGTCCACCCATCCCCTGGCGAGACTCCCTGCCGCTCGCGCTCGAAGCCGCACGCCGTGAGGAGAAGCCCGTCTTTCTTTATGTCACAGCCGCCTGGTGCAACATCTGTCGGCGAGTAGAGCGGGACAGCTTCGGAGACCCCAATCTCGCATCTGCCCTGGAAAGCCTTGTTCCAGTGAAGGTCGATATCGACCAGTTCCCCTGGGTCGGCCAGCGCTACGACGTTGCGGCCGTGCCGGCATTCGTGATATTGGACCCGCGCGGGCGCGTCCTCAGCCGCACCTTCGGCTTTCACGACTCCGATGCCCTCCAGACCCTGACAGAGCGTGCGGTTTCCGAGGTTGCCCATCGTGAGTGA
- a CDS encoding cytochrome C oxidase subunit IV family protein: MSQHHIVTPRTYSQVLIALMAFMFLTIAAYYMHINPLANLIIALMIAFTKVSLIVMFFMHVKYGTNLTRIFASAGFLWLVIFITLLFADYMGRIYGTSPFTANPYTG, translated from the coding sequence ATGTCCCAACACCACATCGTAACGCCGCGCACCTACTCGCAGGTCCTTATCGCCCTGATGGCCTTCATGTTCCTGACGATTGCCGCATACTACATGCACATCAATCCCCTCGCGAACCTGATCATCGCCCTCATGATCGCCTTCACGAAGGTGTCCCTGATCGTCATGTTCTTCATGCACGTGAAATACGGCACCAACCTGACGCGCATCTTCGCGAGTGCCGGCTTCCTGTGGCTGGTCATTTTCATTACTCTTCTTTTTGCGGACTACATGGGCCGTATCTACGGCACCTCGCCGTTTACGGCCAATCCCTACACGGGATGA
- the coxB gene encoding cytochrome c oxidase subunit II: MNFSIIPEQASTFAPNVDLLFYSLAAFVSIFTVGVTAVLILLGIKFKAEPGRKSEHVENMKLELLWSAIPAVLALVIFAWGAILYFDYRNIPENTLDINVMGKQWMWKIQHSNGRREVNELHVPVGKPVKITMTSQDVLHDFYIPAFRVKQDALPAKYTDMWFEATKIGTFPIFCAEYCGTEHSLMGGTVTVMSQDDYQEWLQGGPPVTPVQAGETLFQQMGCITCHDAGAASRGPLLTNVYGHEVKLRGGETQIADEEYLRESIMSPSKKVVDGFAPLMPSFPNLNDEDILNLIAYIKSLSDEQQ; encoded by the coding sequence ATGAATTTTTCCATAATACCAGAGCAAGCATCGACCTTCGCTCCCAATGTAGACCTCTTGTTCTACTCGCTGGCCGCCTTCGTGAGTATTTTCACCGTGGGTGTCACGGCCGTACTGATCCTCCTGGGCATCAAGTTCAAGGCTGAACCGGGTCGCAAGTCGGAGCACGTGGAGAACATGAAGCTGGAGCTCCTCTGGAGCGCCATCCCCGCCGTGCTCGCCCTCGTGATCTTCGCCTGGGGCGCCATCCTCTATTTCGACTATCGAAACATTCCCGAGAACACCCTCGACATCAACGTCATGGGCAAGCAGTGGATGTGGAAAATCCAGCACTCCAACGGGCGTCGCGAGGTCAACGAACTCCACGTTCCGGTCGGCAAGCCGGTGAAGATCACCATGACTTCCCAGGACGTGCTTCACGACTTCTACATCCCCGCATTCCGCGTGAAGCAGGACGCCCTCCCCGCGAAGTACACGGATATGTGGTTTGAAGCCACCAAGATCGGCACCTTCCCCATCTTCTGCGCCGAGTACTGCGGCACCGAGCACTCCCTCATGGGCGGAACCGTCACGGTCATGTCGCAGGATGATTACCAGGAATGGCTCCAGGGCGGCCCGCCGGTTACCCCGGTTCAGGCCGGGGAAACGCTGTTCCAGCAGATGGGCTGCATTACCTGCCACGACGCCGGCGCAGCCAGCCGGGGCCCGCTCCTGACCAACGTCTACGGACACGAGGTCAAGCTCCGCGGCGGAGAAACTCAGATCGCCGACGAAGAGTACCTGCGTGAATCCATTATGTCCCCGTCGAAGAAGGTTGTGGACGGCTTCGCGCCCCTCATGCCGAGCTTCCCGAACCTGAACGACGAAGACATTCTTAACCTTATTGCGTATATCAAGTCCCTAAGCGACGAACAACAGTAA
- a CDS encoding cbb3-type cytochrome c oxidase subunit I, whose protein sequence is MEHIVVDGAEIPPRDHSRPEINYLNWKQTVASWLLSVDHKRIGIMYLISISIFFLVGGAFATIFRIELLTPEGDFLQADTYNKFFTLHGVVMIFFFLIPSIPAVLGNFLIPLQIGAKDVAFPKLNLASWYIFMCGGTLGVIIIVLGGLDTGWTFYTPLSTSYANTHVFLAAMLVFITGFSSILTGLNFIVTIHKMRAPGLTWFRLPLFIWAHYATSVIQILGTPVLAITVFLAGVERIWGVGIFDPALGGDPVLFQHMFWFYSHPAVYIMILPGMGVISEIIACFSRNRVFGYEFIAFSSVAIAIIGFLVWGHHMYVSGQAMYSNLVFSLLTMLVAVPSAIKIFNWTATLYKGNVVWATPMIYAIGFIGLFAIGGGTGLFLGSTGMDVPLHDTYFVVAHFHYVMVGGMTMAYLSGLHFYWPKITGKMYPQTIASLCAILVFVGFNCTFFPQFLVGWLGMPRRYHSYHPDFQVLNVLSTAGASVLGLGFVIPVFYFGWSLLYGKDAGSNPWGARGLEWEVCTSPPDAHNFHETPVVTKGAYAYTGEETLSV, encoded by the coding sequence ATGGAACACATCGTGGTTGATGGCGCGGAAATCCCCCCACGGGATCATTCGCGCCCGGAAATAAACTACCTTAACTGGAAGCAGACCGTCGCTTCATGGCTCCTCTCCGTGGACCACAAGCGCATCGGTATCATGTATCTGATTTCCATCAGTATCTTCTTCCTGGTCGGCGGCGCCTTTGCGACCATTTTCCGCATCGAGCTCCTCACACCGGAAGGGGATTTTCTCCAGGCCGACACCTACAACAAGTTCTTCACGCTCCATGGGGTGGTGATGATCTTCTTCTTCCTGATTCCGTCCATTCCGGCGGTGTTGGGCAACTTCTTGATTCCGCTTCAGATAGGCGCGAAAGACGTGGCCTTTCCGAAGCTGAACCTGGCAAGCTGGTACATCTTCATGTGCGGCGGAACACTGGGCGTGATCATCATCGTGCTCGGCGGTCTGGACACGGGCTGGACCTTCTACACCCCCCTCAGTACGTCCTACGCGAACACCCATGTGTTCCTCGCGGCCATGCTGGTTTTCATCACCGGTTTCTCCTCGATTCTCACCGGTCTGAACTTCATCGTGACCATTCACAAGATGCGCGCGCCCGGACTCACCTGGTTCCGTCTGCCCCTTTTCATCTGGGCCCACTACGCGACCAGCGTGATTCAGATTCTCGGCACGCCGGTCCTCGCCATCACCGTCTTCCTGGCGGGCGTCGAGCGCATCTGGGGCGTCGGTATCTTCGATCCGGCCCTCGGCGGCGACCCGGTGCTCTTCCAGCACATGTTCTGGTTCTACTCCCATCCGGCCGTGTATATCATGATCCTCCCCGGCATGGGCGTCATCAGCGAAATCATCGCCTGCTTCTCCCGCAACCGCGTGTTTGGCTATGAGTTCATCGCCTTCTCCAGCGTGGCCATCGCCATCATCGGTTTCCTCGTCTGGGGTCACCACATGTACGTCAGCGGCCAGGCCATGTACTCCAACCTGGTCTTCTCCCTTCTGACCATGCTGGTCGCCGTGCCGTCGGCCATCAAGATCTTCAACTGGACGGCGACCCTCTACAAGGGCAACGTCGTCTGGGCGACCCCCATGATCTACGCCATCGGCTTCATCGGCCTCTTCGCCATCGGCGGCGGCACCGGACTCTTCCTCGGCTCCACCGGCATGGACGTGCCCCTGCACGACACCTACTTCGTGGTTGCCCACTTCCACTACGTGATGGTGGGCGGCATGACCATGGCCTACCTGTCCGGCCTGCACTTCTACTGGCCGAAGATTACCGGCAAGATGTATCCCCAGACCATTGCGAGCCTCTGCGCGATCCTGGTCTTCGTCGGTTTCAACTGCACCTTCTTCCCCCAGTTCCTGGTCGGCTGGCTGGGCATGCCCCGTCGCTACCACTCCTACCACCCGGACTTCCAAGTGCTCAACGTACTCTCGACCGCCGGCGCCAGCGTCCTCGGCCTCGGCTTCGTAATTCCTGTATTCTATTTCGGCTGGTCCCTGCTCTACGGCAAGGACGCCGGAAGCAATCCCTGGGGCGCCCGCGGATTGGAGTGGGAGGTATGCACCTCGCCGCCGGATGCCCATAACTTTCATGAAACGCCGGTCGTAACCAAGGGCGCCTACGCCTACACCGGGGAGGAAACGCTCAGTGTCTAG
- a CDS encoding DUF3341 domain-containing protein gives MSAHGHENNAPEVYGLIAEFDDPDTLLKATTKAHEAGYRTMDAYSPYPIHGLAEAMGVRKTAVSFFTLCGGLTGTCTGFGMQYIASVLHYPYSIGGKPDLSWPSFMPITFELTILFAGFSALGSMLLLNGLPRPHHPIFNAKRFERASSDGFFLCIERADAQYDAVQTKTFLQGLGPVEVSEVME, from the coding sequence ATGTCAGCACACGGACACGAAAACAACGCGCCGGAAGTCTACGGCCTGATCGCGGAATTTGACGATCCCGATACGTTGTTGAAGGCGACGACCAAGGCCCATGAAGCGGGATACCGCACCATGGACGCCTATTCTCCCTACCCCATCCACGGCCTGGCCGAGGCCATGGGCGTGCGGAAGACCGCCGTCTCCTTCTTCACCCTTTGCGGCGGACTCACCGGCACCTGCACCGGCTTCGGCATGCAGTACATCGCCTCGGTGCTCCACTACCCCTACAGCATCGGCGGCAAGCCCGACCTGAGCTGGCCGTCCTTCATGCCCATTACTTTCGAGCTGACCATTCTGTTCGCGGGCTTCTCGGCCCTGGGCAGCATGCTGCTGCTCAACGGCCTGCCGCGCCCCCATCACCCGATCTTTAATGCGAAGCGTTTCGAGCGCGCATCGAGCGACGGATTCTTCCTTTGCATCGAGCGGGCCGACGCCCAGTACGACGCTGTCCAGACCAAGACCTTCCTTCAGGGCCTCGGCCCCGTGGAAGTGTCGGAAGTCATGGAATAA
- a CDS encoding SCO family protein yields MRSLMALAIALGTGAGASAQEAAKGEVKDYELDPIGFRGPNPAGRFEDIKIQQNLGMQVPMDLMFRDEKDQPVRLGDLFGGEPVVLSLVYYGCPMLCTLVLNGMVSGIDGQPEDFQLGRDYKVITVSIDPNERGDLATEKKTNYLDMLQQENAPEHWRFLTGDKEQIETLAETVGFRYYYDETTKQYAHDSGIMILTPKGKVSSYYLGIEYIPQNLRTALEIAGVETIGQYLKQPSLLCYYYDPTHGTYGLMIMSAVRLGGMATVAALVAFWVVNYVRAGRARKLSMGLDAQTPTPAGLSGSV; encoded by the coding sequence ATGCGGAGCCTGATGGCCCTCGCCATCGCCCTGGGAACCGGTGCGGGCGCGTCGGCCCAGGAAGCCGCAAAGGGGGAAGTAAAGGATTACGAACTCGATCCCATCGGATTTCGGGGGCCCAACCCCGCAGGCCGCTTCGAGGACATCAAGATACAGCAGAACCTCGGAATGCAGGTCCCCATGGACCTCATGTTCCGCGACGAGAAGGATCAGCCAGTCCGACTGGGCGATCTCTTCGGCGGCGAGCCCGTGGTACTGTCGCTGGTTTACTACGGTTGCCCGATGCTGTGCACGCTAGTGCTCAACGGAATGGTATCCGGCATAGACGGTCAGCCCGAGGATTTTCAGCTCGGAAGAGACTACAAGGTCATTACGGTAAGCATCGACCCCAACGAGCGGGGCGACCTGGCGACGGAGAAGAAGACGAACTATCTCGATATGCTCCAGCAGGAGAATGCGCCGGAACACTGGCGCTTCCTCACCGGCGACAAAGAGCAGATCGAAACGCTGGCGGAGACCGTGGGCTTCCGCTATTACTACGACGAGACGACGAAACAATACGCCCACGATAGCGGCATCATGATCCTGACCCCGAAGGGGAAAGTTTCCAGCTACTATCTCGGCATCGAATATATCCCGCAGAATCTGCGGACCGCCCTGGAAATCGCCGGCGTGGAGACCATCGGACAGTACCTGAAGCAGCCCTCGCTGCTCTGCTACTACTACGACCCCACCCATGGTACCTACGGGCTCATGATCATGAGCGCCGTGCGCCTCGGAGGAATGGCCACCGTCGCCGCCCTCGTGGCCTTCTGGGTGGTGAACTATGTTCGCGCGGGCCGTGCCCGGAAACTCAGCATGGGATTAGATGCCCAGACGCCGACCCCCGCGGGGTTGTCTGGTAGCGTATAA
- a CDS encoding cytochrome c produces MPVENTVPYEGKLRKWNAPVFAALTGQEHVPGVLDEAFWTGKEGGVLKADNYFKVDLELLKRGRERYDAICTPCHGEGGYGNGVVTQRGFPAAASYHIDRLREVEDGYIVDVIKNGFGRMYSYNARVSAEDRWAIVAYIRALQYSQNVPKGSLEQADQLELEKALQPQPEAVEHHTAESNAH; encoded by the coding sequence ATGCCCGTGGAAAACACGGTGCCCTATGAAGGCAAGCTCCGCAAGTGGAACGCCCCCGTGTTCGCGGCCCTCACCGGCCAGGAGCACGTGCCCGGCGTGCTGGACGAAGCCTTCTGGACCGGCAAGGAAGGCGGCGTCCTCAAGGCGGACAACTACTTCAAAGTTGACCTGGAGCTGCTCAAGCGTGGCCGGGAGCGTTACGACGCCATCTGCACCCCCTGTCACGGCGAAGGCGGCTACGGCAACGGCGTCGTCACCCAGCGCGGCTTCCCGGCGGCGGCCTCCTACCACATTGATCGCCTGCGCGAAGTGGAAGACGGCTACATCGTCGACGTGATCAAGAACGGTTTTGGCCGCATGTACAGCTATAATGCGCGCGTATCCGCGGAAGATCGCTGGGCCATCGTTGCCTACATCCGGGCCCTGCAATACAGCCAGAACGTGCCCAAGGGCAGTCTGGAGCAGGCGGATCAACTGGAATTGGAAAAGGCACTGCAACCCCAGCCGGAAGCAGTAGAACACCACACGGCGGAATCCAATGCTCACTGA